The following proteins are encoded in a genomic region of Populus trichocarpa isolate Nisqually-1 chromosome 13, P.trichocarpa_v4.1, whole genome shotgun sequence:
- the LOC18104395 gene encoding patellin-3, with amino-acid sequence MAEETQKAATPEAQPSATTTEEVVVAEEKPAVIEKETPAPVPEPEPVAPEKPAVVEDAVAVVEGAVEEEKPKEETTGEVKITQSVSFKEETNVVGELPEAQKKALDDLKQLIQEALNKHEFTTPPSPPAAAAKEEEKPAETEKVEVKEAEKTEAPSTSEEPKTEEEPKATEASTPPPPPPAVEEKVEVKEEKVEEKVEVKEEEKKAEPSAAAETVVVSATEVEKVAAVDEDGAKTVEAIEETIVSVSAPATEEAAPAAEPEAAPAEGEPKKEEEATPDVPPPTPEEVFIWGIPLLGDERSDVILLKFLRARDFKVKDAFTMIKNTVKWRKEFGIDALLEEDLGTELEKVVFTHGVDKEGHPVCYNAYGAFQDKELYQNCFADEEKRAKFLKWRIQFLEKSIRKLDFSPSGICTIVQVSDLKNSPGPAKTGLRQATNQALSLLQDNYPEFVAKNVFINVPWWYLTFSKMISPFLTQRTKSKFVFAGPSKSAETLFKYIAPEDVPVQYGGLSRDGEFTVADSVTDVTIKPTSKHTVEFPVSEACILAWELRVLGWDVSYEAEFMPSAEDGYTVIVSKTRKVTSTDEPVISDTFKIGEPGKVVLTIDNQTSKKKKLLYRSKTKPISE; translated from the exons ATGGCTGAGGAAACCCAGAAGGCAGCTACACCAGAAGCACAACCATCGGCCACGACAACAGAGGAAGTTGTGGTGGCGGAGGAGAAGCCTGCTGTGATCGAGAAAGAAACACCAGCACCTGTTCCTGAACCAGAGCCTGTGGCGCCAGAAAAGCCAGCAGTGGTTGAAGACGCTGTTGCCGTCGTTGAAGGTGCTGTTGAAGAGGAGAAACCAAAGGAGGAAACGACAGGGGAGGTGAAAATAACACAATCTGTTTCTTTTAAGGAAGAGACCAATGTTGTTGGTGAACTACCCGAGGCTCAAAAAAAGGCTCTTGATGATTTGAAACAACTCATTCAAGAGGCTCTTAATAAGCACGAGTTCACcacaccaccatcaccaccagcagcagcagccaaggaggaggagaagccAGCTGAGACTGAGAAGGTAGAAGTCAAGGAGGCGGAGAAAACTGAGGCTCCTTCTACTAGCGAAGAGCCCAAAACTGAAGAGGAGCCTAAAGCTACTGAGGCTTCcactccacctccaccaccaccggCGGTGGAGGAGAAGGTTGAGGTGAAAGAGGAAAAAGTGGAAGAGAAGGTagaagtaaaagaagaagaaaagaaggccGAGCCATCCGCTGCGGCGGAGACGGTGGTCGTTTCTGCTACAGAGGTGGAGAAGGTAGCTGCTGTGGATGAGGATGGAGCCAAGACAGTTGAGGCAATTGAGGAGACAATAGTATCTGTCTCTGCCCCTGCAACGGAAGAGGCTGCCCCAGCTGCAGAACCCGAGGCAGCTCCTGCAGAGGGGGAGcctaaaaaagaagaggaagcgACCCCAGATGTTCCTCCGCCCACCCCGGAGGAAGTTTTCATCTGGGGAATCCCCCTTCTTGGCGATGAGAGGAGTGATGTGATCCTCTTGAAGTTCTTGAGAGCTAGAGATTTTAAAGTGAAGGATGCGTTTACTATGATCAAGAACACTGTCAAGTGGAGGAAGGAATTTGGAATTGATGCTCTTCTTGAAGAAGACCTTGGAACTGAATTGGAAAAAGTGGTCTTTACCCATGGAGTTGATAAAGAAGGTCACCCTGTGTGTTACAATGCTTATGGTGCTTTCCAGGATAAGGAGCTTTATCAGAATTGTTTTGCTGATGAAGAGAAGAGGGCGAAATTCCTGAAATGGAGGATTCAGTTCCTGGAGAAGAGTATCAGGAAGTTAGACTTTAGTCCCAGTGGTATTTGCACCATTGTTCAGGTCAGTGATCTCAAGAATTCCCCTGGACCTGCCAAGACTGGACTCAGGCAAGCCACCAACCAGGCGCTTAGTTTGCTACAAGATAATTATCCTGAATTTGTGGCAAAAAAT GTGTTCATAAATGTTCCATGGTGGTACCTAACATTCAGTAAGATGATCAGTCCTTTCCTGACACAAAGGACAAAGAGCAAGTTTGTATTTGCTGGTCCATCCAAATCTGCTGAAACACTTTTCAA ATACATAGCTCCTGAAGATGTGCCAGTTCAGTATGGTGGACTGAGCAGGGATGGTGAATTCACAGTTGCTGACTCTGTCACAGATGTTACTATTAAGCCAACATCAAAGCACACTGTTGAATTCCCAGTTTCTGAG GCATGTATTCTTGCTTGGGAGCTTCGAGTTTTGGGTTGGGACGTTAGCTATGAAGCTGAATTCATGCCTAGCGCTGAGGATGGTTACACTGTTATCGTATCAAAGACTAGGAAGGTTACCTCAACCGACGAGCCTGTGATCTCAGACACATTCAAAATTGGTGAACCTGGCAAGGTTGTGCTTACCATTGATAACCAAACctccaagaagaagaagctccTCTATAGATCGAAGACCAAACCCATTTCTGAATGA